ACCTCTCCGCAGCTGTCCTGGACAGGCTTCCCCAAGGGCACCAAGAGCTTTGTGGTGAGCATGTATGACCAGGATGCGGGCACCGGCTCCGGCTTCTGGCACTGGGCCGCCTACAACCTGCCCGCCTCCACCACCACGCTCAAGACCGGCGCAGGCGTCCCGGGCGGCGCCAGACTGCCGGCCGGAACCGTCCAGGCCCCGAACGACGCGGGTGTGGCCGGCTACGTCGGCGCGGCCCCACCCGCCGGGCAGACCCATCGGTACTTCATCACCGTGTACGCCCTGGACACCGAAAAAGTCCAACTCCCGGCCATTGCCAGCCCGGCACTGCTGGGAGCCTCCATCACCAGCCACATCCTCGCCCGCGGCACCCTGGTGCCCTTGGCCACCGGCTGACCTCCGCGCCGTAAGCCCTCGCCCCTGCCGCCGGACGACCGCAGCGGCAGGGCGCTTCCATGGCTCGGTCCAGCCCGGCATCCGCTCGAAAGGGCTGAAGCCTGCCGAGCGGCTCGCCCTTCACCGTCGCCTACCGCCTGCTCGGCGCCCTCCTCGCCGTAGACCCGCTGCTCGGCTCGCTGGACAGGCTCTTGCCCGGAATCTGGCTGGTCCTCGCACCCATCCATGCTCACCGGCGCGATGGCCTTCAGCACCTTCAGCAGATGGGCGTGCCGGTGTCGTTCTCTGCGCCGTGCGTGAGCGCGCCGTAACGCCGGCGATGAGGAACGAAAGTCCGGCAGATCCAAGCCTTCACAGGGCCCGGCCACTCGGTATCAACCCATCCTTACTGACCGGTAGCCCACCGGTCGGACTCCCGCTAGAGTCCGGTTAAGCGATCGCTTAGACGCTGTGGTGGAGGCGCTTCCCGCAGCGGCCGGGAGAAGGGGCCAGAACCATGCCGGTCATCGACGCGTGGATGCAGCATCCGACGTTGCGCCACTCCAATCATGAGATGTTCGAGTCCTTGCGGCGGTGGACAGGGCGCGGGCTCCTGGAGGACGCACTGCCGGTGGAGGTCACCGTGGCCGCGCTGAAGGCGGCCGATGTGGAGATCGGCCTGTCCGCCGCCTGGTACGGGCCGCAGGGCGCGCTGATCAGCAATGACGAGGTGGCCGCCTTCGTCGCCCGGTCGGGAGGCCTGCTGCGCGGGGTGGCGGGCGCCGACCTGGCCCGGCCGGTGGAGGCGGTGCGTGAGCTGCGGCGGGCGGTTCGGGAGCTTGGGTTCGTGGCCCTGCGGGTGGTGCCCTGGCTGTGGGAGCTGCCGCCGACCGACCGGCTGTACTACCCGCTGTACGCGGCCTGCGTCGAACTGGGCATCCCCTTCTGCACCCAAGTCGGACACACCGGCCCCCTCAAGCCCTCGGAGACCGGGCGGCCCATCCCCTACATCGACCAGGTGGCCCTGGACTTCCCCGAACTGACCATCGTCTGCGGGCACATCGGCTACCCGTGGACGACGGAGATGATCGCCGTCGCCGACAAGCACGAGAATGTCCACATCGACACCAGCGCCTACACCGTCCGCCGCTACCCGGCCGAACTCGTGGACTACCTGCGCGGCCGGGGACGCCGAAAAGTCCTCTTCGGCACGAACTATCCGATGATCACCCCCATCCAGGCGCTGGAACACCTGGACCGGCTGGAACTCGACGAGGAAGCACGCGAGCTGTTCCTCTCCGGCAACGCCCGCCGCGTCTTCGCCCTGTAGGCACCCGGGCCCAGCGCCTGCTGCCCCCAAGGCAAGCAGGCACGTCAGCCCGGTGATGGCTTCCAGGAGGGCATGAAGGGATCGCGTCCCATATACCGATCGACTGCCCAACAGGCCCAGTCTGCATAGCCACTCGCTGGTCCCCATACATGAGCCGACCCCGGGGGAATGAAGTGAGCGCCCACACAGTCGGCGCGCAGTTACGCAGTACCGCCGCGGCTCCGAGAGGCCCATCCTCAATGAGGAGGCTGATCTATCGCCCCTTCAAGCGACAGCACCACACCTGCCCCAGTGACTGAACCTCCACTGAATGGCGCTGAGCTACACCAATGTGGCGTGGGAGGAGGGACCGGCTGGCCTACGAGCGTCTTCAGCAGCGCGTTCACCGCAGTGCATCGGTCACCGTCCATGCGGCCGAACAGCGGCCGACCCACTTTGTTGCTTTCGACCCGCTCCGGGCGGGTGCCGACCTGACCGCGCAGCCCCGCCGGGCCCGGCGTGCGGCACGGGAACGTCTCGTCGCCGACCGCTGCCCGCAAGCTCCCCGGGCTCTGCGTCCCTCACTACCGACCCGATTGCCCAACAGCTTGGCTGCCGGGTGCCGTACACCGAACGCCGCCAGGTCCTCCTGGACGTGCTCACCGACACCGGGCCGCCGATCGTGCCGCCTGCGGGTGACTGCCCCGCCGGCCTGACCAGTCAAGCCGCAGGGCTCCACGCAAAAGGGGCCAGTAATCCATCGGGGCAGTTTCCTCTTAGGGCCGTTTCCTAGCTCCATCAGCCACCGCCAGGTCGCTCTCAGCAGCCGCCTGCCGCCACGGAAGACCAGGTGCGCCATCAGCCAGCAGGCCGCCGACACTCCTGGACGAGACATCACGGGTCGAGCGACACGAAGGCGCCAGCGTCTCCACAGCACGGTGAACAGCCGACGTCGCCCTACTCTCGCTCGCGCACCCGCCGCCCCGGCCCCTGTACGGCCCCTGGGGCTTGACATCGGCCCTCAGGGCAGTCGCCCGGACCGCGAGCGACAACCTGGATCACCTGCTCCACCGCAGGTCAGAGGGGTTCAAACTTCCCCGAGCGCCGCCGGACTCCAAACCCACGAGCAGCGGATTCAGTCCGTTCAGGCAAAGTTGACGGTCCGACACCCAAAAACGAACGTTTCAGCAGGTCAGAAGCCTGCGCAGGTGGGGCGGGTGGGACTCGAACCCACGGCCGACGGATTATGAGTCCATTGAGGATCTTGGCGGCCCTTGCCGATCATTGCCGATTCACGCCGTTCTTGCAGGTCAGACGTGCTGATCAGCGTCGCCCTGTGCAGTGCTTGTCGGCCTGTTCCTGTCCTTGTGGCCCCTCAATGTCCCCTGGGCGTCGATAAGTTGGACGCTTGCCACGGCAGCAGCCGCGTCCGCCCTGTTCAGCCGAGGGGCTGGAACCCTTCGTGCAGCGGAGTCCCTTACCGACGCGACGATGCTCCGTCCCAGGCCACCGGGGTGGAGCATCATCCCTGACGTCACGAGGCGATCCCGCCCACCGAACTGCGCATCGACCTGGGTAGCGGCGCGTCAATCGGGTCAGCCGAGTACGTAGGTCCCATCGCCGGACTCAGCAACGATCTTCAATTTGCCGATCACGGGCTTGGCCACGTACTGAGGGCTTGGTCGGCGACGCGGTGCATGTCTTCTCGGCTGGCGCCGCCGGCGGCCTGCACGGCGAGGCCCTGCCCGACGGTGTTCACATAGCGGGCGAGGGTTTCCGGGTCGGCGGTGAGTGGCAGGTCACCCTCGGCCTGGGCTTGTTCGAACCGTTTCCGCAGGGCGGCCACTCCGGCTTCCCGGCGTTCGGCCAGGTCGCGGCGGACCGGTTCGCTTTCCGGGCCGGCGGCCAGCGCGGACTGCACCAGCAGGCAGCCGCGCGGGCAGCCGGGCGCGGTGTGGGCGTCCACGGCTCCGTGCAGCATCGCCTCGGCCACCTGCCGGGCGGTGGGAAGCTCAAGAGCCGGGGCCACAAAGGCTCCCGGGCCCTGCACATAGCGATCGACGGCCTTGCGGAACAGCTCTTCCTTGTTGCCGAAGGCGGCGTAGATGCTGCGCCGGTTGATCCCCATGGCCTCGGTCAGCGCGGCGAGCGAGGCACCCTCGTAACCCTCGGCCCAGAACACCCGCATCGCCACCTCCAGCGCCTCGTCGGTGTCGAAGGACCGGGGCCGTCCCGTGCTGGGCATCGAAGCCTCCTTGAGAAAAGTTCGCCGCCACGGAAGGAATCCCGCGCTTGCTCAGGTTAATGTCATCATGCATATAGTAACCGAGCGGTTCGGTTCGCAAGTGACGTGTTGAAGGAATCGGAGACCCTTATGGGCACCCAGCTCGCCCCCGGAACCACCCAGTCCGGTGTACGGCCCCTCGAAGGCAAAACCGCCCTGGTCACGGGCGGGTCCCGGGGAATCGGCGCCGCGATCGTGCGCCGTCTGACCGCCGACGGCGCCCAGGTCGCCTTCACCTACGCCAGCGCCGAGAACCAGGCCGACGCCATGGCCGAGGCGACAGGCGCCCTGGCCGTACAGGCGGACAACGCGGACCACGAAGCCGTCCGGGCCGCGGTCAGCCGCACCACGGAGCATTTCGGCGGATTGGACATCCTCGTCAACAACGCCGGCATCTCCCACGCCGCGCCGATCGAGGACTTCCCCCTGGAGGAGTTCGACCGGCTCATCGCGGTCAACGTCCGGGGCGTGTTCAGCGCCGTCCAGGCCGCCGCTCCCCACCTCGGTCAAGGGGGTCGCATCATCACCATCGGCAGCGTCATCGTCGACCGCGTCCCCTTCCCCGGCGCAACCGTCTACGCCCTGACGAAAGCCGCTGTCGCCGGTCTCACCCGCGGCCTGGCCCGCGAACTCGGTCCGCACGGCATCACCGTCAACAACGTGCAGCCCGGCCCCACCACCACGGACATGACCCCTGACTCAGGCCCGTACGCGGAATCCCTGAAACAGCTCATGCCGCTCGACCACTTCGCCGAGCCCGCCGACATCGCCAGCGCCGTCGCCTATCTCGCCGGCCCCGAAGCCCACTTCATCACCGGAACCAGCTGGAACGTCGACGGCGGCATCGCCGTCTGACCGCCCACCCCGGGCGGCCGCACTCCCCCTGAAGGTCCCGGCGCTCGCGCTCCGCGCAGAGTTCTCGACCAGCGGAGGCCTCCAGCCGTATCGCCGTGCATGACGGCACCCACCACCACAAAGGACGCACCATCATGAACGCTTCCACCACAGCTTCCACGACCGCCCTGACCGTCGGGTCGGAGGAGCCGCTCAGCCCCGGCTACGACACGGCGACCAAGGACGACGCCGAGTTCAACAAGCTCTTCCGGCACGGCTTCACCACCATCGACGACGTACAGATGCACTACGTCATCGGCGGCGACGGCCCGCAGGTCATGGTGCTGCTGCACGGCTGGCCGCAGAGCTGGTACGAGTACCGCCAGGTCATGCCCTCGCTGCTGCCCGGCCGCACCGTCATCGCCATCGACCTGCCGGGCCTGGGCGACTCGACCGGGAACCCGTCCTCCAGGACCAAGGCGGTCCTGGCCACCTACGTCCACAAACTGCTCGTCCACCTCGGCCACCACGAGAACGTGCAGGTCGTCGCCCACGACTTCGGCGTCAGCGTCGCCTACCCGCTGGCCGCCCAGTACCGCGAGCAGATAGCAGGCCTGTTCCTCATGGACTACGGCCTGACCGGCAAGAACCTGAAGTTCGCCGCCATCGAGTCGATGTTCTGGCACTTCTCCTTCAACAAGCAGCGTCCCCTCGCCGAGGAACTGGTCACCGGCCGGGTCGAGACCTTCCTCACCCACTTCTTCCAGGGGATGAAGACCGCCGGCGAGAACATCTCCGCCGACGAAATGGCCGAGTTCGTCCGGCTGTACTCCCGCCCCCAGGTCCTGCACGCCGGCTTCGAGCTCTACCGGACCGAGACCCAGGACGAGGCCGACAACACCAAGTTCCAGGAGACCCCGCTGACCATCCCGGTGCGCATGATCACCCAGGCCGGCCTCGCCGACATGGTCCTGCCGCCCCTCCAGGACGCCGCCCCCCACGCCACCTCCGCCGACGTCCCCGGCGCCGGACACTTCCTCCTCCACGAAGCACCCGACCGCGTCCTGGCCGAGATCAACGCCTTCTACCCCAACCCCACAGCCTGACCAACTTCGAAAGCCGGCACACCGCAGTGAGAGGAAAACCCCTGATGAACAGCCAACCCACCTCCGCCCGCGATGTCCCTACCCGCGTATTCGCCGCCTTCGACGCGGGAGATATGGCTGCGCTGGATACCCTGGTCTCGCCCGATCTCATCGACCACAACCTGCCCCCAGGGGCTCCCTCGGCGATCGAGGGGATGAAGGCAATGGTCGCCGCCATGCGCGACGGGTTCACCAACCCTCACCACGAGATCGTCTACCAGGCCGAGACCGACGACGGCTGGGTCGTCTCCCAGTGGGTGATCACAGCGACCCATACCGGTCCTTGGTTCGGACTGCCCGCGACCGGCCGTGACGTGACCTGCTCCGGCATCGATCTCGCGCGTGTGGTCGACGGCCGGATCGTCGAGATCCGGCACGTCGAGGAACTGCTGCAACTGCAGATGCAGATGCAGCTCACCGACTGAGGCAGCAGCAAAGATGCATCAGCACGGCGTGAGCTGACCAGACAAGGGACCCTCGGCGAAGAGCCGAAGTTGATCGCCCCATAGACCCTTCGCCGGGGGGGTTCTCATGGCTCACGCTGTTGCCCCGTCGGCTCCTGAAGGCCGTCTGACGACATACCGGAGGCGCTCGCTCCATCGGCATGGTGCAGAGAAGGATCAAGGCGCGGTCCCGCACACCATCACCGGCAAGAAGAGCTCCAGGTCCCGGTCAAGCGCATCCTGGAGGGCACCGAGATCGAGCAGGTGGCCGACCGCAGCTCGACCGACAATCCGTCCGCACTCCAGCGGTTCGCCAGGTACCGCGCCGAACGCGCCCGCAAAGGCCGGGTGGCCGAGGCCCGGCGCTGAGCCCCAGCCATAAAGAGCTGGACCCAAGTCCAGGACGCATTGCCGCACCGCGCGGCCAAGAGAACCGAGGAAAGATGTCGGGCAAAGAACCGGACCCCACGGACTTCAGCGTGGTGAACACCTTGCTGACCGCGATCGAGCAGGGCGACATGGACGAGGTGCGCCGCTGCTTCGCACCCGACGCGCTCACCTGGCACAACTTCGACGAGATCGAGCAGGACGTCCATGCCATGGCTGCGATGCTCGGTCACCTCTGTGCCCTCTCGACGAGCCGGGGCTAC
This window of the Streptomyces sp. NBC_01275 genome carries:
- a CDS encoding YbhB/YbcL family Raf kinase inhibitor-like protein, producing MKHRINRRGRLAGLTAAALATTAVTVAVLSQGASAAPGHPQPHYPAATPKVSRTVADTPYAKLPKVPSFSLKSTDVATGKQLGTAQTSGNTSPQLSWTGFPKGTKSFVVSMYDQDAGTGSGFWHWAAYNLPASTTTLKTGAGVPGGARLPAGTVQAPNDAGVAGYVGAAPPAGQTHRYFITVYALDTEKVQLPAIASPALLGASITSHILARGTLVPLATG
- a CDS encoding TetR/AcrR family transcriptional regulator — protein: MPSTGRPRSFDTDEALEVAMRVFWAEGYEGASLAALTEAMGINRRSIYAAFGNKEELFRKAVDRYVQGPGAFVAPALELPTARQVAEAMLHGAVDAHTAPGCPRGCLLVQSALAAGPESEPVRRDLAERREAGVAALRKRFEQAQAEGDLPLTADPETLARYVNTVGQGLAVQAAGGASREDMHRVADQALSTWPSP
- a CDS encoding alpha/beta fold hydrolase — translated: MNASTTASTTALTVGSEEPLSPGYDTATKDDAEFNKLFRHGFTTIDDVQMHYVIGGDGPQVMVLLHGWPQSWYEYRQVMPSLLPGRTVIAIDLPGLGDSTGNPSSRTKAVLATYVHKLLVHLGHHENVQVVAHDFGVSVAYPLAAQYREQIAGLFLMDYGLTGKNLKFAAIESMFWHFSFNKQRPLAEELVTGRVETFLTHFFQGMKTAGENISADEMAEFVRLYSRPQVLHAGFELYRTETQDEADNTKFQETPLTIPVRMITQAGLADMVLPPLQDAAPHATSADVPGAGHFLLHEAPDRVLAEINAFYPNPTA
- a CDS encoding 3-oxoacyl-ACP reductase family protein — protein: MGTQLAPGTTQSGVRPLEGKTALVTGGSRGIGAAIVRRLTADGAQVAFTYASAENQADAMAEATGALAVQADNADHEAVRAAVSRTTEHFGGLDILVNNAGISHAAPIEDFPLEEFDRLIAVNVRGVFSAVQAAAPHLGQGGRIITIGSVIVDRVPFPGATVYALTKAAVAGLTRGLARELGPHGITVNNVQPGPTTTDMTPDSGPYAESLKQLMPLDHFAEPADIASAVAYLAGPEAHFITGTSWNVDGGIAV
- a CDS encoding amidohydrolase family protein, which gives rise to MPVIDAWMQHPTLRHSNHEMFESLRRWTGRGLLEDALPVEVTVAALKAADVEIGLSAAWYGPQGALISNDEVAAFVARSGGLLRGVAGADLARPVEAVRELRRAVRELGFVALRVVPWLWELPPTDRLYYPLYAACVELGIPFCTQVGHTGPLKPSETGRPIPYIDQVALDFPELTIVCGHIGYPWTTEMIAVADKHENVHIDTSAYTVRRYPAELVDYLRGRGRRKVLFGTNYPMITPIQALEHLDRLELDEEARELFLSGNARRVFAL
- a CDS encoding nuclear transport factor 2 family protein, translated to MSGKEPDPTDFSVVNTLLTAIEQGDMDEVRRCFAPDALTWHNFDEIEQDVHAMAAMLGHLCALSTSRGYEDRRITTVGSQAFLQYTLTAVLHSGGRFRMPAMMRLEVDSDGLVARIEEYFDSRVLDSLAEVS
- a CDS encoding ester cyclase — encoded protein: MNSQPTSARDVPTRVFAAFDAGDMAALDTLVSPDLIDHNLPPGAPSAIEGMKAMVAAMRDGFTNPHHEIVYQAETDDGWVVSQWVITATHTGPWFGLPATGRDVTCSGIDLARVVDGRIVEIRHVEELLQLQMQMQLTD